From Medicago truncatula cultivar Jemalong A17 chromosome 7, MtrunA17r5.0-ANR, whole genome shotgun sequence, a single genomic window includes:
- the LOC11436744 gene encoding subtilisin-like protease Glyma18g48580: MSGSFFSLHTMVTLLFLFMFLLETVHGTKKCYIVYLGAHSHGPRPTSLELEIATNSHYDLLSSTLGSREKAKEAIIYSYNKHINGFAALLEDEEAADIAKKRNVVSVFLSKPHKLHTTRSWEFLGLRRNAKNTAWQKGKFGENTIIANIDTGVWPESKSFNDKGYGPVPSKWRGGKACEISKFSKYKKNPCNRKLIGARFFSNAYEAYNDKLPSWQRTARDFLGHGTHTLSTAGGNFVPDASVFAIGNGTVKGGSPRARVATYKVCWSLLDLEDCFGADVLAAIDQAISDGVDIISLSLAGHSLVYPEDIFTDEVSIGAFHALSRNILLVASAGNEGPTGGSVVNVAPWVFTIAASTLDRDFSSTITIGNQTIRGASLFVNLPPNQAFPLIVSTDGKLANATNHDAQFCKPGTLDPSKVKGKIVECIREGNIKSVAEGQEALSAGAKGMLLSNQPKQGKTTLAEPHTLSCVEVPHHAPKPPKPKKSAEQERAGSHAPAFDITSMDSKLKAGTTIKFSGAKTLYGRKPAPVMASFSSRGPNKIQPSILKPDVTAPGVNILAAYSLYASASNLKTDNRNNFPFNVLQGTSMSCPHVAGIAGLIKTLHPNWSPAAIKSAIMTTATTLDNTNRPIQDAFENKLAIPFDYGSGHVQPDLAIDPGLVYDLGIKDYLNFLCAYGYNQQLISALNFNGTFICSGSHSITDFNYPSITLPNLKLNAVNVTRTVTNVGPPGTYSAKAQLLGYKIVVLPNSLTFKKTGEKKTFQVIVQATNVTPRGKYQFGNLQWTDGKHIVRSPITVRRK, from the exons TGTTACATTGTATACTTGGGAGCACATTCTCATGGACCCCGCCCTACATCTCTTGAACTTGAAATTGCTACCAATTCTCATTATGATTTACTAAGTTCAACTTTGGGaag CCGGGAGAAAGCAAAAGAAGCAATCATTTATTCATATAACAAACACATCAATGGCTTTGCTGCTCTacttgaagatgaagaagctgCAGATATTGCAA AAAAGCGAAATGTAGTGTCTGTGTTCTTGAGCAAACCTCATAAACTGCACACTACCCGGTCATGGGAATTTCTTGGACTGCGCAGAAATGCTAAGAACACTGCATGGCAAAAGGGAAAATTTGGTGAAAATACAATAATTGCAAACATTGACACAG GTGTTTGGCCGGAATCCAAAAGCTTCAACGACAAAGGATATGGCCCTGTCCCGTCAAAATGGCGTGGGGGAAAAGCGTGTGAAATTAGCAAATTCAGCAAATACAAGAAAAATCCTTGCAAcag GAAGCTAATTGGAGCCAGATTCTTCAGCAATGCTTACGAGGCATACAATGACAAGCTTCCCTCATGGCAACGTACCGCACGCGACTTTTTAGGCCACGGTACTCATACTCTATCAACAGCTGGGGGAAACTTTGTACCAGATGCAAGTGTATTTGCTATTGGCAATGGTACTGTAAAAGGTGGTTCGCCAAGAGCTAGGGTTGCAACCTACAAAGTGTGCTGGTCTCTGTTAGATCTTGAAGACTGCTTTGGTGCCGATGTATTAGCTGCTATTGATCAAGCCATTAGTGATGGTGTTGATATAATCTCACTTTCACTTGCTGGCCATTCTCTTGTTTATCCCGAAGATATTTTTACAGACGAGGTTTCAATTGGAGCATTCCATGCACTTTCTAGAAATATATTATTAGTTGCCTCTGCAGGTAATGAAGGACCAACCGGTGGAAGTGTTGTGAATGTAGCTCCATGGGTATTCACAATTGCTGCTAGTACATTAGATAGAGACTTCAGCAGTACCATAACCATTGGTAACCAAACAATCAGG GGAGCCAGTCTTTTTGTAAACTTGCCACCTAACCAGGCATTTCCTCTGATTGTTTCTACTGATGGTAAACTGGCCAATGCGACAAATCATGATGC ACAATTTTGTAAGCCAGGAACACTTGATCCTTCAAAAGTGAAGGGGAAAATAGTGGAGTGCATTCGAGAAGGAAATATAAAATCAGTTGCTGAGGGTCAGGAAGCTTTATCAGCAGGCGCAAAGGGAATGCTTTTGTCtaatcaaccaaaacaagggAAAACAACTCTTGCAGAACCTCATACATTGTCTTGTGTGGAAGTACCACATCATGCACCAAAaccaccaaaaccaaaaaagtcCGCTGAACAAGAACGTGCAGGCTCACATGCTCCTGCCTTTGACATAACTTCTAT GGACTCTAAATTAAAGGCTGGTACTACAATAAAGTTTTCAGGAGCAAAAACACTCTATGGAAGAAAGCCAGCTCCAGTAATGGCTTCATTCTCATCTAGAGGACCAAATAAAATTCAGCCATCAATACTCAAG cCTGATGTAACTGCACCAGGTGTGAACATACTTGCTGCCTATTCGTTGTACGCAAGTGCATCTAATTTAAAAACAGACAATCGCAACAATTTTCCATTCAATGTACTACAAGGAACTTCTATGTCTTGCCCTCATGTTGCCGGCATTGCGGGACTTATCAAAACATTGCATCCTAATTGGAGTCCAGCAGCTATTAAATCAGCTATCATGACCACAG CAACCACACTAGATAACACGAACAGGCCAATTCAAGATGCATTTGAAAATAAACTAGCAATTCCCTTTGATTATGGTTCAGGGCATGTTCAACCTGACCTTGCAATAGATCCTGGACTTGTATATGATCTAGGCATTAAGGATTACTTGAACTTCCTATGTGCTTATGGATACAACCAACAGCTCATTTCGGCCCTTAATTTCAACGGTACATTTATTTGTTCCGGATCTCACAGCATAACAGACTTCAACTACCCTTCAATCACATTACCAAATCTTAAGTTAAACGCTGTTAATGTCACTCGGACAGTCACCAATGTTGGGCCACCAGGCACATATTCTGCTAAAGCCCAATTGCTTGGATATAAAATTGTTGTGTTACCAAACTCCTTGACTTTCAAGAAAACTGGTGAAAAGAAGACATTCCAAGTTATTGTGCAAGCAACCAATGTGACTCCACGGGGGAAATACCAGTTCGGGAATTTGCAATGGACAGATGGGAAACACATTGTAAGGAGTCCTATCACAGTCAGGCGCAAATAA
- the LOC11435568 gene encoding MDIS1-interacting receptor like kinase 2: MVPNFNKNLACWQILFIILWVRLTIIFPQQVAGFSNEEAVALLKWKDSFDNHSQALLSTWTRTTSPCNWEGIQCDKSKSISTINLANYGLKGKLHTLSFSSFPNLLILNIFNNNFYGTIPPQIGNLSRINTLNFSKNPIIGSIPIEMWTLRSLKGLDFAQCQLTGEIPNSIGNLSKLSYLDFAENNKFSSGYIPLAIVKLNQLVHVSFANCNRIGSIPREIGMLTKLGLMDLQRNTLSGTIPKSIGNMTSLSELYLSNNTMLSGQIPASLWNLSYLSILYLDGNKFSGSVPPSIQNLANLTDLILHQNHFSGPIPSTIGNLTKLSNLYLFTNYFSGSIPSSIGNLINVLILDLSENNLSGTIPETIGNMTTLIILGLRTNKLHGSIPQSLYNFTNWNRLLLDGNDFTGHLPPQICSGGSLEHFSAFRNHFTGPIPTSLKNCTSIVRIRIQDNQIEGDISQDFGVYPKLEYLELSDNKLHGHISPNWGKCPNLCNFMISNNNITGVIPLTLSEANQLVRLHLSSNHLTGKLPKELGYLKSLLEVKISNNQFSGNIPSEIGLLQKLEDFDVGGNMLSGTIPKEVVKLPLLRNLNLSKNKIKGKIPSDFVLSQPLESLDLSGNLLSGTIPSVLGELKQLQMLNLSCNNLSGTIPTSFEDAQSSLTYVNISNNQLEGRLPNNQAFLKAPIESLKNNKGLCGNHTGLMLCPTSHSKKRHEILLLVLFVILGALVLVFSGLGISMYIIYRRARKTKNKDKDSNEAQAEEVFSIWSHDGKMMFENIIEATNNFDDEYLIGVGGEGSVYKAKLSADMVVAVKKLHSRIDGERSNIKAFENEIQALTEIRHRNIIKLYGYCRHSRFSFLVYKFLEGGTLTQMLNNDTQAIAFDWEKRVNIVRGVADALSYMHHDCIPPIVHRDISSKNVLLDISYEAQLSDFGTAKFLKPDSSSWTAFAGTYGYAAPEFAQTMEVTEKCDVYSFGVLCFEILLGKHPADFISSLFSSSTAKMTYNLLLIDVLDNRPPQPINSIVEDIILITKLAFSCLSENPSSRPTMDYVSKELLMRKSQSHLVEQFSHIKLGQLH; the protein is encoded by the exons ATGGTACCCAATTTCAACAAGAATCTAGCTTGTTGGCAGATTCTCTTCATAATACTTTGGGTTCGTTTAACAATCATTTTTCCTCAACAAGTTGCTGGTTTTTCCAATGAAGAAGCAGTTGCTCTGTTGAAATGGAAAGATAGCTTTGACAACCACAGCCAAGCTCTGCTGTCAACTTGGACAAGAACTACGAGTCCATGCAACTGGGAAGGAATTCAATGTGACAAATCCAAATCCATCTCTACCATAAATCTTGCAAATTATGGACTAAAAGGTAAACTCCACACTCTTAGTTTCTCATCATTCCCCAACCTCCTCATCCTAAAtatcttcaacaacaactttTATGGGACCATTCCTCCACAAATAGGTAACTTGTCAAGaataaatacattgaatttttcaaaaaatcctATTATTGGTTCCATCCCTATAGAAATGTGGACACTGAGGAGTTTAAAAGGCCTTGATTTTGCTCAATGTCAGCTAACTGGGGAAATTCCTAATTCCATAGGAAACTTGTCCAAACTATCATATCTAGACTTTGccgaaaacaacaaattttctagCGGCTATATTCCTCTTGCGATTGTTAAATTAAACCAATTAGTGCATGTATCTTTTGCAAACTGTAACCGTATTGGTTCCATTCCCCGAGAAATTGGAATGTTGACAAAACTTGGTTTAATGGATTTGCAAAGGAACACTCTATCTGGTACCATCCCAAAATCAATTGGTAACATGACTAGTTTAAGTGAACTTTACCTTTCTAATAACACAATGTTGTCTGGACAAATCCCAGCATCCTTGTGGAACTTGTCTTACTTGTCCATACTCTATCTTGATGGCAACAAATTTTCTGGATCAGTCCCTCCTTCGATCCAAAACTTGGCCAATTTGACTGACCTTATCCTTCATCAAAACCACTTTTCTGGACCTATTCCTTCCACCATTGGAAACTTGACAAAACTATCAAATTTATACTTATTCACAAATTATTTTTCTGGATCAATTCCTAGTTCTATTGGAAATCTAATCAATGTGTTAATCCTCGATTTGTCTGAAAACAATCTTTCTGGAACTATTCCGGAAACAATTGGAAATATGACAACGCTAATAATCTTGGGACTACGCACCAATAAACTTCATGGTAGCATTCCACAAAGCCTATATAACTTTACCAACTGGAATAGGTTGCTATTAGACGGGAATGATTTTACTGGCCATTTGCCACCTCAAATATGTTCTGGTGGATCTCTAGAACACTTCAGTGCTTTTCGCAACCATTTTACTGGTCCAATACCAACTAGTTTGAAAAACTGCACAAGCATTGTAAGAATCAGAATTCAGGATAATCAAATAGAAGGAGATATATCACAAGATTTTGGTGTATATCCGAAGTTGGAATACCTTGAACTGAGTGACAATAAACTTCATGGACACATTTCACCAAACTGGGGGAAGTGCCCTAATCTCTGCAACTTCATGATATCCAACAATAATATCACTGGTGTCATACCATTAACACTTTCGGAGGCAAACCAGCTAGTCAGGCTCCACCTTTCTTCAAACCACTTAACAGGAAAGCTTCCAAAGGAACTTGGATACCTGAAATCATTACTTGAAGTTAAGATCAGCAACAATCAATTTTCTGGAAATATTCCAAGTGAAATTGGATTGCTACAGAAACTTGAAGATTTTGATGTAGGAGGAAACATGTTGAGTGGAACAATACCAAAAGAAGTTGTGAAGTTGCCCTTGTTACGGAACTTGAACTTgagcaaaaacaaaattaaagggAAAATTCCCTCAGACTTTGTCCTGTCACAGCCTCTTGAATCTCTTGATCTTAGTGGGAATTTGTTGAGTGGAACAATACCATCAGTGCTAGGAGAGTTGAAGCAATTGCAAATGCTAAACCTGTCATGCAATAATCTTTCTGGCACTATTCCAACCAGTTTTGAGGATGCACAGTCAAGCTTGACCTATGTCAACATATCAAACAACCAGTTAGAAGGGAGGCTACCAAATAATCAAGCCTTTCTCAAGGCTCCAATtgaatcattaaaaaataacaaaggcTTGTGTGGTAATCACACTGGTCTAATGCTTTGCCCAACTAGCCACAGTAAAAAGAGACACGAGATCCTCCTTCTAGTATTGTTTGTCATCTTAGGTGCTCTAGTACTAGTATTTTCTGGGTTGGGAATTTCAATGTATATTATTTATCGGAGAGCAAGAAAGACAAAAAACAAGGATAAAGATTCTAATGAAGCACAAGCAGAAGAAGTCTTTTCCATATGGAGTCATGATGGAAAAATGatgtttgaaaatataattgaagCTACCAACAATTTTGATGATGAATACCTCATTGGAGTGGGAGGGGAAGGATCTGTTTACAAGGCTAAGTTGTCTGCAGATATGGTTGTTGCAGTGAAGAAACTTCATTCGAGAATAGATGGGGAAAGGTCCAATATCAAAgcctttgaaaatgaaattcaagcTTTGACAGAAATCAGGCATCGTAACATCATAAAGCTCTATGGATATTGCCGACATTCAAGATTCTCATTTTTGGTTTATAAGTTCTTGGAAGGTGGAACTTTGACTCAAATGTTAAACAATGACACACAAGCCATTGCATTTGATTGGGAAAAGAGGGTGAATATTGTTAGAGGTGTGGCTGATGCTTTGTCCTACATGCATCATGACTGCATACCTCCAATAGTTCACCGTgacatatcaagcaagaatgttCTCTTGGATATATCATATGAAGCTCAACTTTCAGATTTTGGAACAGCCAAGTTTCTAAAGCCTGATTCAAGCAGCTGGACCGCATTTGCAGGCACATATGGATATGCAGCTCCAG AGTTTGCCCAGACTATGGAAGTGACCGAGAAGTGTGATGTTTACAGCTTCGGAGTTCTTTGTTTTGAAATCCTTCTGGGAAAGCATCCAGCAGATTTCATTTCCTCATTGTTCTCATCATCTACAgcaaaaatgacttataatttgCTGTTGATCGATGTGTTAGATAACCGCCCTCCTCAACCTATCAATTCAATTGTTGAGGACATCATCTTGATTACAAAATTGGCATTTTCTTGCTTGAGTGAGAATCCATCTTCTCGCCCCACCATGGATTATGTTTCAAAAGAACTTTTGATGAGAAAATCACAATCACATTTGGTGGAACAGTTCTCACATATCAAACTTGGACAACTCCACTAA
- the LOC11442579 gene encoding flavanone 3-dioxygenase 3, with the protein MDQHGDCTSSFNSAMSLSDQGVSSIPQCYILPPSQRPGTYDHVSISTTLPIIDLSNLREQSLRSQTINEIRIACKEFGVFQVINHGIDESTMKDALQVATEFFNLPNDEKMRLFSDDVHKPVRYGTSLNQAKDEVFCWRDFIKHYSHPIADWIHMWPSNPSTYREKMGKYAVAAQVLQNKLMEIIFESLGLNQSYLHEEINGGSQVVAVNCYPTCPEPGLTLGIHPHSDYGSITLLLQTRSGLEIEDKNKNWIPVPFVDGALVVQLGDQMEVLSNGQYKSVIHRAIVNEDEKRFSIVSLHSLAMDKKIGPALELVDDQHPMSYKEFSFREFLEFLCCNDVSKGRFLDTLKL; encoded by the exons ATGGACCAACATGGTGATTGCACTTCTTCATTTAATAGTGCTATGAGTCTAAGTGATCAAGGAGTCTCTTCTATACCTCAATGTTATATTCTTCCTCCATCGCAACGCCCTGGTACTTATGATCATGTTTCCATCTCCACCACTCTTCCCATTATAGACTTGTCTAATTTAAGGGAACAATCTCTTAGATCTCAAACGATCAACGAAATTCGAATTGCTTGCAAGGAGTTTGGTGTCTTTCAG GTAATTAACCATGGAATTGATGAGTCTACAATGAAAGATGCTCTACAAGTTGCAACAGAATTCTTCAACCTCCCTAATGATGAAAAAATGCGCTTATTTTCTGATGATGTTCACAAACCTGTAAGATATGGAACAAGTCTTAATCAAGCCAAGGATGAAGTTTTTTGCTGGAGAGATTTCATCAAACATTACTCTCATCCAATAGCAGATTGGATTCATATGTGGCCTTCAAATCCATCCACTTATAG GGAGAAGATGGGAAAGTATGCAGTGGCAGCACAAgttttacaaaacaaattaatggaaataatatttgaaagcCTAGGATTAAACCAAAGTTACTTGCATGAAGAAATAAATGGAGGGTCACAAGTAGTAGCAGTGAACTGCTACCCTACATGTCCTGAACCAGGACTCACCTTAGGAATCCATCCTCATTCAGATTATGGTTCCATAACACTGCTTCTACAAACTCGTTCAGGGCTAGAAATtgaagacaaaaacaaaaattggatTCCTGTTCCTTTTGTTGATGGAGCATTGGTTGTGCAATTAGGGGATCAAATGGAAGTTCTTAGCAATGGACAATATAAGAGTGTGATTCATAGAGCAATTGTTAATGAAGATGAGAAAAGATTTTCTATTGTGAGTCTTCATAGTCTTGCTATGGATAAAAAGATAGGTCCTGCACTTGAACTTGTTGATGATCAACACCCTATGTCTTACAAGGAGTTTAGCTTTAGGGAATTTCTTGAATTCCTTTGTTGTAATGATGTTTCAAAGGGAAGGTTTCTTGATACTTTGAAACTATGA
- the LOC11442372 gene encoding ras-related protein RABD2a, producing MNPEYDYLFKLLLIGDSGVGKSCLLLRFADDSYIDSYISTIGVDFKIRTVEQDGKTIKLQIWDTAGQERFRTITSSYYRGAHGIIIVYDVTDEESFNNVKQWLSEIDRYASDNVNKLLVGNKCDLTSERAVSYDTAKAFADEIGIPFMETSAKDSTNVEQAFMAMASSIKDRMASQPTNNARPPTVQIRGQPVGQKSGCCSS from the exons ATGAATCCTGAATA TGATTATCTGTTTAAGCTTCTTTTGATTGGAGACTCTGGTGTTGGAAAATCATGCCTTCTGCTCAGATTTGCT GATGATTCTTACATTGACAGCTACATAAGCACAATTGGAGTTGATTTT AAAATCCGCACAGTTGAACAGGATGGGAAGACCATTAAGCTCCAAATC TGGGATACAGCTGGGCAAGAACGATTCAGGACAATCACCAGTAGCTACTACCGTGGGGCACATGGAATCATT ATTGTCTATGATGTGACAGATGAAGAGAGCTTCAATAATGTGAAGCAATGGCTCAGTGAAATTGACCGCTATGCTAGTGATAATGTTAACAAGCTCTTGGTTGGCAACAAGTGCGATCTGACATCAGAGAGAGCTGTGTCATATGATACAGCTAAA GCATTTGCAGATGAAATAGGCATACCTTTTATGGAGACAAGTGCAAAGGATTCTACAAATGTCGAACAGGCATTTATGGCCATGGCTTCTTCCATCAAGGATAg AATGGCTAGCCAACCTACAAACAATGCAAGGCCTCCAACAGTGCAGATAAGGGGACAGCCAGTTGGCCAGAAAAGTGGGTGCTGCTCATCTTAA